The Tolypothrix sp. NIES-4075 genomic interval TGTTTTGCGAGTTTCTCCGCAAGCCATGTATCACCTTCAGATGCTGCGCGTTGGCTTAAAGCTTCGAGAAAAGGTACTGAACCAGATTCAGCCAACTGGAATCCTGCTAGGACATTGGGTCGCGTTTTGCGATCGCGAATTTGACTCGCAGAGTAATAAGCCGCAACACCAGAACCCAGCAAATGCATGAAGTGCGTAAATAAGTTCATCAAAGATTCCCGCTGATTTTGCGTCGTCTACATTACCTATACTAATCAAAGATAATTTGAATGATAACTTTACTTTGTTATAAAATCGTGACGCGCCAATTTATAAATTCTCTACGATAATAAACAAGTTAAACTAGTAAATTTCCATTTTAGTAGTATCATCCCAAAGGAAGATTTTAGTAGTTTCAATGGAAAAATTAATTAAGCCGCTAATTTGGTTTTGTGCAGCCATCCTGATTTTGTCTTTGATGGGATGCGATCGCATCTTCCCACCTTCGGGAGATGTAGTAGAAAGAATCAGTGATGGTGATACTTTAACAGTCAAAGATGCTAAAGGTAACAATATCACCGTGCGCTTTGCTTGTATGGATGCACCAGAAGTACCGCATTCCAAAAAAGAAAGAGAAAGTAAACGTGCAAGCGATCGCAATCAATTTACTTGGGGTGCGAAAGCGCAAGAAAGAGTGCAGCAGCTAGTGAAACAGAGTAGCGATCGCGTCACTTTGAATATTACTGATAGCGATCGTTACGGACGCAAAGTTGCCGAAGTGCGTTTAAAAAATGGCACTTTAGTTCAACAAGTATTGCTGCGTGAAGGATTGGCAAAAGCGTATCGTCCTTACTTAAATAAGTGTCCTAGTAGAGATTTAGTTGAGCAAGCTGAAGCCGAAGCGAAGCAACAAAAACGCGGTGTTTGGAGTGATGCTAAGTTTATCAATCCTTGGGAGTATAGGAGTTTTAACAAGTAAAGCTTATGGTTGATTGCTATTGTTTGACGCTGATTTAAAAGCGTTACTAAATAACCATGACAAAAGATTAGCAACTGTAGCCGCTCCAAAAGAAAATAGTGCAATAATTGCATCACGAGGTAAAACACCATCTAACCAGCTACCTTGGATTCTGGAAACGGGAAATTTTGGATCTAGACCGATTTGAATTTGTTTAGTTTTACCAGAAAAGCGAGCTTCTATCCCCTTTTTGGGGACAATTTGCAGATAGCGTATTTCTTGAATGTTTAGAGGACTTTTAAAAGGATCAGGTTTGTCACCCATGAGAAACTGGTTTTGTTTAATATCCCTCTCCTGTTCTGCCATGCGGATTTTGCCTTCTACAATAGTAGAAATTTTTAAATCGTCTCTGGCATCTTTGCCATTTCTGTCTAAATGTAGAAATTTCACATCTTTGGTTTCTATCTCTTCTCTAAACCATTGTTCTGATTCATATTTAGTAGGTTTGGCTAGAGTAATATAAATCTTGGTATTTTGCGTAAATTTTAAGTTTATATTTTTATTATTTGGATTTAAAGTGAATTCCAATGGTATTTGATTATCCGGCTGATTTGGTAATTTTAAATCTGGTAATTCGTAACCTTCTACTATAAATTTGATTGGTTGTTCACCTAAATATAGGTCTAATGTATTTGGGCTGATTTTTTGGTTTAAGTTAGAGTTTTGTTGCAGAGAAAAAGCCAGTTGATTACGATAAAAGTCATAACTTAGTCCAGCTACTTTTGTATTTGGTTGTAGCCGTAGTTCATCTAGGTTGATTTCACTTGTTGCTTGGAGATTAGCTGGAGCAATAATCCATCTACTATCGCTGTCTTTTAGTTGGATTTTTAATGAGTCTAACTGATTGAGTTGGGGCAAAGTTTTACTTTGAAAATTGCCTGTTAAAGTTAGGGTTTGTTTGCCTTGATTTTCTATTTGTTTGATGCCGCGAATATCTTGAAGAAAGAGTTTAGATTCTTTTCCGATATAGATAAAATTCATTTCTTGAGAAATGACATTACCTTCAAATGTATGAGTGCCGGGTACAATAGCGGCAAAGGTGACGATAGTCAAAAATACAAGTAACAGCAATGCCAAAAATGAATTTTGATGGTTTAAAATTACTCGTAATAAGCGCTTTAGAACTGAAGCGCTAACCCCAAACAAAGCAATTAAATGTCTTTTCAGAAAATTCAACGATTGACGAATCTTGATGAAGTTGAGAAATTTACGTTTGGCTTTTTGCGGTGATGCCATAATTTATTTCAACCAATTTGGATTATGTTCAAATACAATTCGGTTTTCGATGCGATCGCTTGGTTCATTTCTTCGTTCAATAAAAGCAACATAGTGTATTTCATAGCGTCCAGTTGGAGTTTTGCCTCCATCCTCCCAGGTAAAAATAGTTTCACCGCTTCTGGGATTAGGAGAGGAAGTGCTATAAATCGATTTTTTACCTTGGGGGAGGATTTCAAAGGTGGTAAATTTCACTCGATCTTGGGAATAAAAGACAAATTCATATTTACCCGAAGTTTGCCCCAGAATGACTGGAACATAGACAGACTGGGAACCAAGGTTATAGGATGCAAGAGCGCGGAGTTTGTTTGCTGGTATTTTTGATTGCGTGAGAACGTATGTATCCCAGCTAAAGCTGAAACGCGAACCATTGTTAGACAATGACAAATCATCTAATTGATATTGATAATTATCATCTAATGATTTCACTATTACTTGAGGGTTTTTACCACCGTTTATTTGCGGAATTTGTAGCGTGAGAGTTTTCCCGAAATTGACAAGGTTTCGGGTAGCAATGGAAATTAGGTTCAAGCTATTACCGCTTAAGGGTTCTTCTTTGATACCTTCGCAGCGAGAGGGTGGTTTGCGGCGGATATAATCAGTAGTGCGCGGGTTCCCTTGTGGGCAAGAAGCAGCAGCGGGAAGATGGCTGACGCTGAGGATTAATAGGCTGGCAAGAATAATTTTATAATTCATGGTTTGTTTAACTAAATCTTAAGTAGGGTATTAGGGCTTTAGCCTAAGAGGTTGTTTGAAAAGTGGTTAGCTGTGATTTTAGGCACTTATTGATCCCCCCTATCCTCCCTTAAAAGGGCTACGGTGTACACACAAGTCGGAAAAACTCCATCCACCTTTCATATTTGCGGTGCGTTACGCTAGCGTGACAAAGCTAAATTGTTATATCGGCGATCGCATTTGTTATATTTGGGAACTCATTTGTTATATCCTACGGTGTACACACAAGTCGGAAAAACCTCACCCTCGCTTTTAGCTACGCTAAAATCTTTCCCTCTCCTTACTAAGGAGAGGGATGTCCGGAACGGACAGGGTGAGGTTTTTCAAAATTTTGGGGAATTTGATCACTTGTGTGTACACGGTAGTTTGTTATATCGGCGATCGCATTTGTTATATTTGGGAACCCGTTTATCGTATTTGGGAACCCGTTTATCGTATTTGGGAACCCGTTTATTGAATTTGGGAACCCATTTATTGAATTTGGGAACCCGTTTATTGAATTCGGGAACCCGTTTATTGAATTCGGGAACCCGTTTATTGAATTCGGGAACCCGTTTATTGAATTCGGGAACCCGTTTATTGAATTCGGGAACCCGTTTATTGAATTCGGGAACCCGTTTATTGAATTCGGGAACCCGTTTGTTGTATGGGCATGTCCATAACACATCATACTGGGGTGTCTAGTACAGGTCGGCGTAAATAAACCAACCATTCTCAATCGCTAAAAAGCTTACTCCATATTACTTTTGACTTTTGACTATAGCAATTTTCCAGGTAAGCAGTTGTTTTTGAATCTCAGACATGGGATAAGCGGAATCTTCTTTACCTTTTTTTGCAACTACGATGCCTAAAAGTTGATTTTGCGAGTCAAGTACAGGACTGCCAGAATAACCGGGTTTGAGTGCAGCTTGAGATATTTTTAATCGCTGGTTTTCATAGCTGATTTGTCCTGATTCCACAGACCAAGATTTATCTTCTCCCCTTTGAGCAGAATGACCGATAATCCGAATGGGCATTGTTGGGTTGATCGCAGTTGAGGAGATGGGTAAGGGTTGAATGTCTTCTGGTAGTTTACCGCTAACTTCCAAAACAGCTAAATCGAGTTGTTCGTCTGTGGAAGTCATTTTGAACAGCTTGGCATCTCGCCGCATTCGCACTCGGTTGGATGGTGGTGAACTGAAAAATTCAACTTGAATATTTTGACCTTGTTCATAGCCATCAAAAATGACATGACGATTAGTGAGGATTAATGTCCGGTTGTCTTCTCGTTTAATTACTATACCAGTGCCGATCTCATTTCCCTGGCGTTCCCTGGTAGAAAACTTGGCAGTAATGAGTACCACAGAACGCTTAACGGGTAAAGTTGGATCATCTTTAGGCAACCATTGGCGATCGTCTTCTACACTACCTAGTTTATTCTGTTGCTCTGTCCATAACTGCCGTGCTTCTCTATTGTTGTTACTGGCATAGACATAATTTGGGTCAATCTCTTCTGCTTTGTCAAACTCTGTAATGGCTTCTTTTAGTTTCTCTTGCTCTTGGAACACTAAACCCAAGTTATTATGAGCAGCAGTATGAGCGGTGGTTGGAGTTCCAGAATTATTTTCTGGTAATGTTATAGCTTTTTGGAAGGCAGCAACTGCTACATCTAATTTCTTCTGCTCCCTCAGGGCAACACCGAGATTGTTGTAAGCTTCAGCATTGTTGGGGTTGAGTAGAATTGCTTTTTGCAAGGCAGCAACTGCTGCATCTACTTTCTTCTGGTCACTTAGGGCAACACCGAGATTGTTGTAAGCTTCAGCATCGTTGGGGTTGAGTAGAATTGCTTTTTGCAAGGCAGCAACTGCTGCATCTACTTTCTTCTGGTCACTTAGGGCAATGCCGAGATTGTAGTAAGGATTAGCTAAGTTGGGGTTGAGTAGAATTGCTTTTTGCAAGGCAGCAACTGCTGCATCTAATTTCTTCTGCTCCCTCAGGACAATGCCGAGATTGTTGTAAGCTTCAACATCGTTAGGGTTGAGTAGAATTGCTTTTTGGTAGGCAGCAACTGCTGCATCTAATTTCTTCTGGTCACTTAGGACAATGCCGAGATTATAGTAAGCTGTAGCATAGTTGGGGTTGAGTAGAATTGCTTTTTGCAAGGCAGCAACTGCTGCATCTAATTTCTTCTGCTCCCTCAGAGCAATGCCGAGATTGTTGTAAGCTGTAGCATCGTTGGGGTTAAGTTGAATTGCTTTTTGGAAGGCGACAACTGCTGCATGTAATTTCTTCTGTTCACCCAGGGCAATGCCAAGCTCGGAGTAAGCAGTCGCATTATTTGGTTCAATTTGAATAATCTGGCGATATGTTGCCTCTGATTCTGAATATTTCCCCGCTTCTTGGGCAGCGTTGCCTTGTTGCAATAGCTGTTCTATATTGTTTTGAGCAACTACAAGCTGGGGTGTTGTAGTCAGAGATATAGTTAAAAATAAAGTAGTAAATATATGATTTCGCAAAACAATCCTCAAAGCTTTTCAGATTTTATGCTTGAATCAAACCAGCATCATCATCATTAGACATCTCCAGAATTTAATTATGCATTACCGAAAATCCTTGTAGAGACGTAGCATTGCTACGTCTCTACGTCTTTTCTGGAGATGTCTTTTCTATAGCCGCGATTTCTAATCGCTAGGGCTTGATTTAGTTGCTTTTATTTCAGATAGTCGTAAATATACTTAAAAAGTTCCATTTTATAAGTCTATAGCATTTTATGCCTTTTCTTAATAGGACTTACGCACTTGTTACGAGAAAATAAGACTTAGAGATTGCTTCCTTGCGTCGCAATGACGGAAATAAGCGTAAGAAAATGTTTGAAAAGCGAATATAATTCGCTACTACACAGGCAAAGTCCGCGATTAGGCAGACTAACACAAACATCTTGGCTTTCCAACCCACGGAGGTGGGTTTTGTTTGTGTAGCCGCGATTTCCAATCGCTTTTCAAACACCCTCTAAGTCCTGCTTAAGAGCGCTTAACTGGATTCATCCACGTTTCTAACCGACTAAACACTTGTGAAGAAAGCAGTGTCAAGCATAAGTAAACTACTGCCACAGATGCATAAATTTCAAAGGCGCGATAGTTTTCGGCTACAATTAATTGCCCTTGACGGAACAATTCTTCAAAGCCGATAACAGCGACTAAGCTAGTATCTTTGAGCAAACTAATAAATTCATTGCCCAAAGGTGGTAACATTCGTCGCAAAGCTTGGGGAAAAATCACATAGCGCATCGTTTCTGTTGAACTCAAACCTAGTGATTGTGCGGCTTCCGATTGTCCAATTTCAATTGATTGGATACCGGCACGGACGATTTCCGCAATGTAGGCAGCGCTATTTAAACTTAATGCCATTACCGCAGCTGCTAGACGATTAAAGTTGAGAGGGAAACCAAGTTCTTGAGCGATCGCTGGTAATCCAAAGTAAATCATAAAAATCTGCACAAGCATTGGCGTTCCCCGGAAAAAATCTATATACGCCCTCGCGAGCCAACGCACCGACGTAATATGAGAAAGGCGAATTATTCCAATTAAAGAACCCCCAATTAAACCCAGCACTAAAGAAAATACTGTCAATTGCAGCGTTACTAATGCCCCCTGTAATAGAATGGGAAAATACCGCAAAATTACGCCAAATGAGGCAGATATTCCCGAGCCGCTAGCGCGTGTCTCATTTTGAAATGGTAATTTTAACGGTAACGCTGGCGGTTGTGCTTTAAACCATTTTTGGTATATTTGGGAATAAGTTCCATTTTGCAGCACCCTGTCTAAACCATCGTTTATTAGTTTTAGATTCGGCGAGTTTTTCGGTGTGGGAATGCCGTAATATTCTTCTGTCAGCAGTTGACTGACGACTTTAATTCCCTTGAGATTACCCGTATTAATCGCGTATAAAGTAACAGGCGCGTCATTAATTACTGCATCGACATTACCGTTGACTAATTCTTGCAAAGCTAAAGGTGCAGAATCAAAGCTGCGAATTTGCGCTCCGGGAATTTCCTTAGCTTTTTTTCCACCCGTTGTGCCAATTTGTACGGCAATTTTTTTATTCTTTAGACTCTCAAAAGTAGTAATATCTTTATTGTTATCGCGGATAGCGATCGCTAACCCCGCCTTAAAATAAGGACGCGAAAAAGAAACAGTCTTCGCTCGTTCCTCTGTAATCGTAAAAGAACTAATCGCCGCATCAACAGTTTGTGCTTGCAATGCGGGGATAATACCATCAAAAGGTAGACTTTGCCACTCAACTTTAAAGCTAGATGCCTGTGCGATCGCATTCATTAAATCAATCGAAAAACCTTGCGACTTACCCCCCTCCCCCTTAAACTCAAAAGGCGGAAAAGCAGGTTCATTTGCCACCCTTAAAATCTTCCCTTCATTACTCACATCATTATTGAAACTACAACCACCAAGCACCAACAGCAGACAACTCAAACTCACAACCAAACTCAACCGCAGCCAAGCAACAACCCTCGAACAAACCATATTCTTCTCTCCCTTCTCTTCCTCTGTGTTCTCTGCTTCTCTGCGGTTCGTTAAATAAAATTAACTTTCATCAACAATCATCTAAACTTAAACCAGATTACCTGTAGTTGACATTTGTTCAGAAGGCAACCCACCCTTAAAAGAGTGGGATTGAAGCAATGACGTTTTATACCGTCCGTGCAAGCTGTCTTGTGTATAATTGTTTATTTGGACTGAAGCTCTAAACCCACAAAGTAAGTTTTTATTTATACTTTTTCTTTCCTTCTGCCATCTGCCCTCTGCCCTCTGCCTTTCTTTGTAATGAATAATTCCATCCCCGCCATCACTTTTGACAACATCGAGAAAAACTTTGGTTCCCTCAAAGTTCTCAAAGGAATCAGCGGTAAAATCAACCGCTCAGAAGTTGTAGCAATTATTGGCTCCTCTGGTTGTGGTAAAAGTACTTTACTACGCTGCTTCAATCGTTTAGAAACAATTAACGCAGGGCATCTGACAGTCAACGGTATTGATCTACACAGTAAGAGTTTCAGTAATCGGCAACTGCGACAACTGCGAACGCAGGTAGGCATGGTTTTCCAGCAATTCAATTTGTTTCCCCATCTTTCAGTACTAGAAAATTTGACGCTGGCTCCGCGTAAAGTATTAGGTAAAAGACCGAAAGAAAGCGCTCAACTAGCAGGTTTGTATCTAGAAAAAGTTGGGCTTTTTGACAAAGCGTCTGCATATCCCGAACAACTTTCAGGCGGACAAAAACAACGAGTAGCGATCGCCCGTAGTTTGTGCATGAATCCTCAGATTATCCTATTTGATGAACCCACCAGCGCTTTAGATCCAGAACTTGTCGGTGAAGTATTGCAAGTCATGCAGCAATTAGCAGCCGAAGGAATGACAATGGTAGTTGTCACCCATGAAATGCAGTTTGCGCGGGAAGCGGCGCATCGGGTAATATTTATGGATCAAGGTATTGTCGCCGAACAAGGACCAGCTTATGAGGTCATCTCACATCCTCAAAGCACGAGGCTACGTACCTTCCTCAGTCGTCTCAACGCCGTTTAGAAATTAGCTATCCACGCTCCAACGCTCCTATTAACCACTAACATTTTTTAAAGATACTCCCGCAAAAAGTCAAAGGTGTCATCTTCCCAACACGGTTCGGGTATCACCCTCCGCAATTTACTATTAATATCAGCTTCAATTTCATCACCGTCTTCTCTGTCAAACAATTCTGCCATTGCTTTCCAATCACGTTCATTCATAGCCCTTAAGGGTAAAGCATATACCTCTGGATTTGTTGAATAATTCACATGAGTTGTTTTGGTTGACTTTTGCTTAAATATTAGTTGTCACGGCTTACAAATAACACATTCTAGCTTTCACAACCGCAGCCCTACTCCAAAACCAAACATGGTATTATTTATCACGTAATTATAAATTTTATTTAAGGACAACCGGAAAAGTTTTACATCGGTTGCGAAAACTTGTTCAAACTTAATTGACCATTACCCATTCCCGATTGAATGAAAGCGATCGCCTGTGCATGATCAAGCGATCGCAAACGAGCATGTAAACCAGATGAACAATAGTACAAGAATACTATGTAACGCGATCGTTGTACAGTTTCCGCAACATCTTTTATTGAGAGTAACGATACTTCTTTAGAAAGACGTAATCATACTGTTGACTCCTTACGATTGTGACGGTTGGAAGTATCGAGCCAGTGCCGTGCAAAGAGAAGTCATGACTCAAAGGCTTTCTTTGTTCTTTGATTATGCTTTTGTTGCCGCAGGCATCGTTTCTTCGGAGGGTAAAGTTCTGTTGAGGAGCCAGTGCGTTGCGGTAAGACCAGCGAGAAAGGGAGGTTCCCTCCGTTGTAGCAACTGGCGTGCTTTCCAAGCGTGGAACACTCACATATAGCGTTTTAACAGTTATGGACAATTCATTAGCCCGACCCCTGGCTGTCGTGACAGGTGCATCTAACGGTATTGGCTACGAACTCGCCAAACAGTTTGCCCAAAACAACTTCGATCTCCTGGTTACAGCCACAGGACCTAGCATCAACGAAGCAGCTCAAGCCTTTATTGAGCTGGGTGTCAAGGTAGAGACGGTGCAAGCCGATCTTGCCACCTATGATGGTGTGGAAATGCTCTACAACAAGATTAAGGCAACTAACCGACCCGTTGATGCGATCGCTATCAACGCGGGTGTCGGTGTTGGCGGCGATTTTGCCCGTGAAACTGACCTCAAGGACGAGCTTAATCTGATCAACCTGAACGTCGTGTCGTCTGTCCATCTCGCCAAACGGGTAGTGAAAGACATGGTTGAGCGCGGCAAAGGTCGCATTTTGTTCACGTCGTCCATCGCTGCCTTGATGCCCGGACCGTTTGAGGCGGTCTACGCAGCATCCAAAGCGTTTCTGCACTCGTTCTCAGAAGGATTACGCAACGAATTGAAGGACACAGGTGTCACCGTCACCGCGCTGATGCCAGGACCCACCGAAACCAACTTCTTCCACCGTGCGGGGATGGACGATACCAAAGTGGGTACAGATAAAAAGGATGACCCAGCAGAAGTTGCAAAGCTTGGTTTCGAGGCACTGATGGCAGGTAAGGACGATATTATCGCAGGTTCCCTCAAAACGAAGCTTCAGGGCGCGGTAAGCAAGGTCTTGCCTGATACAGTCAATGCCGAACAGCACCGCAAGCTCAGTGAGCCAGGGTCAGCCAACAAGTAATCCGCTTTTAGTAGCTGCCGGAGTTCCACACTTTCGCACCCTGGCAAATGTCGATCAAGCGATCGCTCTTTTATGTACGCAAGTTTAACTTGTCACGGATGCTCTGCTTCTATCAATTCCACATTAAATACTTCTGCAAAACATTTTGCCACACAAGAGCGTATTTCTTGACAAGTTATACCAGGAATGTATTGAGCTAAACTGCCTACAGGTTTATCAGCAATGCCGCAAGGTACAATCCGCTCAAAGCCTGTCAGATCGGGACAAACGTTTAACGCAAAGCCATGCATAGTAATCCAACGGCTAACTTTAATGCCAATGGCGGCTACTTTCCGTCCTTCTAACCAAACACCCGTGAAACCGGGAACGCGATCGCCCTGCAAACCATAAATTGCCAGTACGCGAATTAATACCGATTCAAGTTGTCGCAAATACCAGTGCAAGTCTTTGCAATAACGTTGCAGATTTAAAATTGGATACCCTACCAATTGACCCGGACAATGGTAAGTAACTTCGCCGCCTCTTTCGATTCGATGCACATCGTAGGGGCTTTTGTCAATATTAAACTTGATAAATTCTGTTGTGGCTCCTTGTCCCAAAGTGTAGACGGGTGGATGCTCCAGCAAGATTAACACGTCATCGAGATTCGGGTTTGATGTGCGTTCATTTAAAAGCGATCGCTGCCACATTAAAGCATCTGAGTATGGCATCAATGCTTGGTTATATACCAAACAACGGTTATATGCCTGAGGATTACTACGGATCATGCCAAAAATCAACTGATATAGGAAATAAAAAGTGCTTAAATACACAATGTAAAGTCAATAATTGTCAAGCTTTGCAAAGGATTTTAAAGGAAAGTCAAGGGTTTCTACTTTGGAAAATACAAAGTGCTAGCTTGAATATATAACCTCAATGGTGTTCGGAGGAATTTTCTGCAATAATCATCACGCCACGAAAAAAAAGAACGCTCTGTACGATTCTGTTCACAAATTATTCTGGCGTTAGTTGATAAACCTTACTCTAATTTCCTTGCAAACAAACCAAATACACATCAAACATTGAGCGGGAGATATCAAATGAAGCTTGTCATCCACGGCAAAAATATTGAAATCACCGATGGAATTCGGGAATATGTGCATCAAAAAATTGAAAAGGCAGCAAGTCATTTTCAAAACTTAACAAATGAAGTGGATGTTCACCTTAGCGTAGCTCGCAATCCCCGAAATAATACTAGACAATCGGCTGAAGTCACTATTTATGCAAATGGTAGCGTCATCCGTGCCGAGGAAAGCAGCGAGAACTTATACGCCAGTATTGATTTAGTCGCAGATAAAATTGCCCGTCAACTGCGAAAATACAAAGAACGGCGTCAAGATAAGAAAACTAATGCTCAAATAACGATAGAAGGAGTAGTGCAACCAGAGGTAGTTACAGATTTAATAGGCGATCGCACTCCGGAATTGCCCTCAGAAGTTGTTCGTACTAAATATTTTTCCATGCCGCCAATGACAGTTGCCGAAGCTTTAGAACAATTGCAACTGGTGGGACACGACTTTTATATGTTCCACAATAGCGAAACCGACGAAATTAATGTAATTTACGAACGCAATCACGGGGGTTATGGTGTGATTCATCCCCGTAATAATAACGGACACACCAACGGTAAAAACGGTAAGGCAAATTCTAATAATATCGTCATGCCGGAAAAGTCACACTTGCAAAAGTCGTAAACTTGTAGTAAGCGCAAAGAGCGCTGTTAGCAAAGCTTTCCTGCAGGGTAGCGCTTACTAC includes:
- a CDS encoding thermonuclease family protein; amino-acid sequence: MEKLIKPLIWFCAAILILSLMGCDRIFPPSGDVVERISDGDTLTVKDAKGNNITVRFACMDAPEVPHSKKERESKRASDRNQFTWGAKAQERVQQLVKQSSDRVTLNITDSDRYGRKVAEVRLKNGTLVQQVLLREGLAKAYRPYLNKCPSRDLVEQAEAEAKQQKRGVWSDAKFINPWEYRSFNK
- the lipB gene encoding lipoyl(octanoyl) transferase LipB, with translation MIRSNPQAYNRCLVYNQALMPYSDALMWQRSLLNERTSNPNLDDVLILLEHPPVYTLGQGATTEFIKFNIDKSPYDVHRIERGGEVTYHCPGQLVGYPILNLQRYCKDLHWYLRQLESVLIRVLAIYGLQGDRVPGFTGVWLEGRKVAAIGIKVSRWITMHGFALNVCPDLTGFERIVPCGIADKPVGSLAQYIPGITCQEIRSCVAKCFAEVFNVELIEAEHP
- a CDS encoding amino acid ABC transporter ATP-binding protein; the protein is MNNSIPAITFDNIEKNFGSLKVLKGISGKINRSEVVAIIGSSGCGKSTLLRCFNRLETINAGHLTVNGIDLHSKSFSNRQLRQLRTQVGMVFQQFNLFPHLSVLENLTLAPRKVLGKRPKESAQLAGLYLEKVGLFDKASAYPEQLSGGQKQRVAIARSLCMNPQIILFDEPTSALDPELVGEVLQVMQQLAAEGMTMVVVTHEMQFAREAAHRVIFMDQGIVAEQGPAYEVISHPQSTRLRTFLSRLNAV
- a CDS encoding SDR family NAD(P)-dependent oxidoreductase translates to MDNSLARPLAVVTGASNGIGYELAKQFAQNNFDLLVTATGPSINEAAQAFIELGVKVETVQADLATYDGVEMLYNKIKATNRPVDAIAINAGVGVGGDFARETDLKDELNLINLNVVSSVHLAKRVVKDMVERGKGRILFTSSIAALMPGPFEAVYAASKAFLHSFSEGLRNELKDTGVTVTALMPGPTETNFFHRAGMDDTKVGTDKKDDPAEVAKLGFEALMAGKDDIIAGSLKTKLQGAVSKVLPDTVNAEQHRKLSEPGSANK
- the hpf gene encoding ribosome hibernation-promoting factor, HPF/YfiA family, whose amino-acid sequence is MKLVIHGKNIEITDGIREYVHQKIEKAASHFQNLTNEVDVHLSVARNPRNNTRQSAEVTIYANGSVIRAEESSENLYASIDLVADKIARQLRKYKERRQDKKTNAQITIEGVVQPEVVTDLIGDRTPELPSEVVRTKYFSMPPMTVAEALEQLQLVGHDFYMFHNSETDEINVIYERNHGGYGVIHPRNNNGHTNGKNGKANSNNIVMPEKSHLQKS
- a CDS encoding tetratricopeptide repeat protein is translated as MRNHIFTTLFLTISLTTTPQLVVAQNNIEQLLQQGNAAQEAGKYSESEATYRQIIQIEPNNATAYSELGIALGEQKKLHAAVVAFQKAIQLNPNDATAYNNLGIALREQKKLDAAVAALQKAILLNPNYATAYYNLGIVLSDQKKLDAAVAAYQKAILLNPNDVEAYNNLGIVLREQKKLDAAVAALQKAILLNPNLANPYYNLGIALSDQKKVDAAVAALQKAILLNPNDAEAYNNLGVALSDQKKVDAAVAALQKAILLNPNNAEAYNNLGVALREQKKLDVAVAAFQKAITLPENNSGTPTTAHTAAHNNLGLVFQEQEKLKEAITEFDKAEEIDPNYVYASNNNREARQLWTEQQNKLGSVEDDRQWLPKDDPTLPVKRSVVLITAKFSTRERQGNEIGTGIVIKREDNRTLILTNRHVIFDGYEQGQNIQVEFFSSPPSNRVRMRRDAKLFKMTSTDEQLDLAVLEVSGKLPEDIQPLPISSTAINPTMPIRIIGHSAQRGEDKSWSVESGQISYENQRLKISQAALKPGYSGSPVLDSQNQLLGIVVAKKGKEDSAYPMSEIQKQLLTWKIAIVKSQK
- a CDS encoding ABC transporter permease subunit (The N-terminal region of this protein, as described by TIGR01726, is a three transmembrane segment that identifies a subfamily of ABC transporter permease subunits, which specificities that include histidine, arginine, glutamine, glutamate, L-cystine (sic), the opines (in Agrobacterium) octopine and nopaline, etc.), encoding MVCSRVVAWLRLSLVVSLSCLLLVLGGCSFNNDVSNEGKILRVANEPAFPPFEFKGEGGKSQGFSIDLMNAIAQASSFKVEWQSLPFDGIIPALQAQTVDAAISSFTITEERAKTVSFSRPYFKAGLAIAIRDNNKDITTFESLKNKKIAVQIGTTGGKKAKEIPGAQIRSFDSAPLALQELVNGNVDAVINDAPVTLYAINTGNLKGIKVVSQLLTEEYYGIPTPKNSPNLKLINDGLDRVLQNGTYSQIYQKWFKAQPPALPLKLPFQNETRASGSGISASFGVILRYFPILLQGALVTLQLTVFSLVLGLIGGSLIGIIRLSHITSVRWLARAYIDFFRGTPMLVQIFMIYFGLPAIAQELGFPLNFNRLAAAVMALSLNSAAYIAEIVRAGIQSIEIGQSEAAQSLGLSSTETMRYVIFPQALRRMLPPLGNEFISLLKDTSLVAVIGFEELFRQGQLIVAENYRAFEIYASVAVVYLCLTLLSSQVFSRLETWMNPVKRS